The Streptomyces sp. NBC_00576 genome contains the following window.
CGACGACCACCTGATCCGCTGGGCGGGCCCCACGCGCGCGTGGTGGGCGTCCCGGCTGGGCCTGGGCACCGACGAGACGTCCGCACAGGCGGTGGTCTGCGCCGCCGTACGGGAGACGTACGAGGAGGCGGGCGTCCTGCTCGCGGGCCCGGCCGCCGATTCCGTGGTCGGCGACACCACGGGCGACGACTGGGAGGCGGACCGTGCGGCCCTGGTCGCCCGGAAACTGTCCTTCGCCGAGTTCCTGGACCGCCGTGGGCTGGTGCTCCGGTCGGACCTCCTCGGGGCTTGGGCCCGCTGGATCACCCCGGAGTTCGAGTCCCGCCGTTACGACACCTGGTTCTTCGTGGCCGCGCTCCCGAAGGGCCAGCGCACCCGCAACGCCTCCACGGAGGCGGACCGCACGGTGTGGATCGAACCGGCCGACGCGGCATCCTCGTACGACAGGGGCGAGCTGCTGATGATGCCGCCCACGATCGCGACGCTACGAGCACTGACGCCGTACGGCAGCGTGTCCGGGGCCTTCGCCGGGTCCCTGGAGCGGGACCTGGCGCCTGTCCTGGCCAGGGCCAGCGTGGAGGACGGCGAGATCGTGCTCGCCTGGCCCGGGCACGACGAGTTCACCAAGCACATCCGGATCGGGGGAGCCCCCGCATGACAGAAGCCGCCGCCCTCCCCGGCCGGCCGCGCGGCGGGGTTCTCTCGGGCCCCGCCACCGCGCGCGCGGTCAACGTCCTCGCGCCCAACGCCTCCGCGATGACCCTCGACGGCACGAACACCTGGATCGTCTCCGAGCCGGATTCGGAACTGGCCGTCGTCGTCGACCCGGGGCCCCTGGACGACGCACACCTCAGGCATGTCGTCGACACCGCGCGGAAGGCCGGCAAGCGGATCGCGCTGACGCTGCTCACGCACGGGCATCCGGACCACGCGGAGGGCGCCGGACGGTTCGCCGAGCTGACGGGAACGCATGTGCGGGCGCTCGATCCGGCGCTGCGGCTGGGCGACGAGGGCCTCGGGCACGGCGACGTCGTGTCCGTCGGCGGGCTGGAGCTCAGGGTCGTACCGACGCCGGGGCACACCGCGGACTCGCTGTGCTTCCATCTCCCGGCCGATCGGGCCGTCCTGACCGGAGACACCGTCCTGGGGCGCGGAACGACCGTGGTGGCCCATCCTGACGGCCGCCTGGGGGACTATCTGGACTCTCTGAGGCGCCTGAGGTCCCTGACGGTGGACGACGGCGTGCACACCGTCCTGCCGGGCCACGGGCCCGTCCTGGACGACGCCCAGGGCGCCGTCGAGTTCTATCTCGCCCACCGCGCCCACCGGCTCGCCCAGGTCGAGACAGCGGTCGAGAACGGCTACGCGAGCCCCGCGGAGATCGTCGCCCGTGTGTACGCGGACGTGGACCGCTCCCTGTGGCCGGCCGCCGAGCTGTCGGTACGCGCCCAGCTGGAGTACCTCCGCGAACACGGCCTCATCTAGCCCCAGCCCCAGGCCCAGCCGCTGTCAGCCGGGCCTCGGCGCCTTCACGCCGTGCACGCGCGCGTACTCCTCGGCCAGCCAGGAGCCCAGCTCCTCGACGTGCGAGCGCAGGAACGACCGCAGGACGGCCGCATCGTCCGTCGGCTCGTGGCTCAAGGACGCCGCCTCCCTCATGCGTGGGCCCCACTCCGGGTAGTACGCGGCGAACGCCTCGGCCATCTCGTACAGGTCGCTCGTCCAGCCTGCCCAGCGCGGCATCACGAGCGTGAAGCCTGTACGCACCAGGCGGCGCGAAATGCCCCGCACGCGTGCGCGTACCGCCCCCGGAGGAGCTCCCGGAGCGGTCGCCTCGGCGATCAGGCGTCGCCAGCGCGGGAGGCAGAGGGCCAGGTCGCCGTTGGTCTCGCGGGCGAGGAGGGAGTCGGGGCGGTAGCTGGGCAGGTGCTCGGCGAGATCCTCACCGAGGAGGGGGGTGCAGAGGCAGGCCAGGAACCAGCCCAGGTCGTGCCTCTCCAGGTCGCTCAGCACCTGTGCCCGGGAGACCAGCAGCGTGCCGGCGCCGTCGATCTGCTCGAACTCCCTGTCGAGCGCCGCGTCCAGGGCACCGGCCGCCGTCCGGTCCCCCTCCGTGGGCTCCTCGCGCAGCACGATCAGGAGGTCCAGGTCGCTGCGGCCCACGCGCGCGGTACCGCGTGGAATCGAGCCGTACAGGTACGCGCTGTGCAGCCGTTCCCCGAAGACGTCGAGGAGCTGGTCGCGGGCCGCGCCGACGACGGGTCGGAAAGCGGGCGGCACACGCGCGAGGGAGCCCTCACGCGCGATGAACCCGTGCTCGTCGAGCCCCGGGCGTCGTGTCACCCCGTACGTCATTTCCAGCGGAACACGCGCAGGCGGCGGGTCTCGCTCACCGCGTGGCACACCACGGCCAGCCGGTCGTCCCAGGCCGCGTACCGTGCCCGGTAGCTGAAGCCGGGGACCCTGCGCTCCGCGACGACCCGGCCGTCGGCGGGGTCGAGGACGGTCACCCGGCTGCCGTAGCCGTTGCCCACCATGAAGTACCCGCGGTGGACCAGCGGATGGAGCGTACGGCCGTGGTCGGTGCGCCACTCCCAGAGCTGTTCGCCGGTCGACACGGAGTAGGCGCGCAGGAGCGTGTCGGCGCTCTTCTCGTTGTCGCCGGCGGGTTCGTCCGGTTCCAACCCGATGGTGAGCGTGTCGCCGACGACGGCGACCGCGGGCCCGAAGTCCTTGTACCCGTCAGGAAGTTCGACGTGCCACTGCCCGTTCTCGCGGACCACGTACAGCCGGGGGCGGGAGCGCCTGCCGTCGTTGCGAACGGACAGGACCGGCGGGTCCGTCGCCAGGAGGGAGAACCAGTCGCCCCACCGGTCCGGGAGCGACCGCTCCCACTGGACGGCGCCGGTGCGCGCGTCAAGACACCGGACGACCGGCGGTTCGTCGCCCTTCCAGCCCTGGCTGTTCGCGATCCGGACGGGGGCGGTCGCGATCCGGCCGCCGCCGATCGTCACGTGGCGCGTGGATTCGGCGCCGATGTGTCCCAGCTGGTCCTTCGGCTGCTCGCGCGACCAGGCCACGGCCCCGGAGCCGAGGTCGAGGGCGGTGAGGCGGACATGCGTGGCGCCCGGTGCGCCGTCGTCGTGGTGCAGGACGACGCCCAGACCGTCCTGGGTGTCCTGGGACACCCCGACGATCACGTCCTGGCCCGGTGGCTGCCAGGCCCAGAGGGGCTCACCGGTCGCCGGTGCGTACGCCGTCACGCGGTCGAAGCGGGTCAGTGCCACCGCCTCGTCCGTCGCCCACAGGCCGAGCGGCTCGCCGAGGTCCCGCTGCTCGAACTCGGACTGCCACAGGGGCTGCGCCTCCGGGTCCCGGCGGAAGAGGCGCAACCGGCGCTTCGCGGGCTCCGGCGCCGCCGCCCAGACCGACTCGGGCGCTCTGTCCTGGTGCATCCCACCCACCCCTTGGTTCCGTTCAGCACGTTCTCGTCACCGCGTGGCCCCCGCCCCGGCGAACCCGTCGAATGCGAGAGGGGCCCCGCCGTGCGGCAGG
Protein-coding sequences here:
- a CDS encoding NUDIX hydrolase; protein product: MANGQWYPPEWPDLIRGLAEGTLTPVTPKRAATVMLLKDTDTGPVVHMLRRRASMAFAGGAYAYPGGGVDPRDDDHLIRWAGPTRAWWASRLGLGTDETSAQAVVCAAVRETYEEAGVLLAGPAADSVVGDTTGDDWEADRAALVARKLSFAEFLDRRGLVLRSDLLGAWARWITPEFESRRYDTWFFVAALPKGQRTRNASTEADRTVWIEPADAASSYDRGELLMMPPTIATLRALTPYGSVSGAFAGSLERDLAPVLARASVEDGEIVLAWPGHDEFTKHIRIGGAPA
- a CDS encoding nucleotidyltransferase domain-containing protein → MTYGVTRRPGLDEHGFIAREGSLARVPPAFRPVVGAARDQLLDVFGERLHSAYLYGSIPRGTARVGRSDLDLLIVLREEPTEGDRTAAGALDAALDREFEQIDGAGTLLVSRAQVLSDLERHDLGWFLACLCTPLLGEDLAEHLPSYRPDSLLARETNGDLALCLPRWRRLIAEATAPGAPPGAVRARVRGISRRLVRTGFTLVMPRWAGWTSDLYEMAEAFAAYYPEWGPRMREAASLSHEPTDDAAVLRSFLRSHVEELGSWLAEEYARVHGVKAPRPG
- a CDS encoding outer membrane protein assembly factor BamB family protein, whose protein sequence is MHQDRAPESVWAAAPEPAKRRLRLFRRDPEAQPLWQSEFEQRDLGEPLGLWATDEAVALTRFDRVTAYAPATGEPLWAWQPPGQDVIVGVSQDTQDGLGVVLHHDDGAPGATHVRLTALDLGSGAVAWSREQPKDQLGHIGAESTRHVTIGGGRIATAPVRIANSQGWKGDEPPVVRCLDARTGAVQWERSLPDRWGDWFSLLATDPPVLSVRNDGRRSRPRLYVVRENGQWHVELPDGYKDFGPAVAVVGDTLTIGLEPDEPAGDNEKSADTLLRAYSVSTGEQLWEWRTDHGRTLHPLVHRGYFMVGNGYGSRVTVLDPADGRVVAERRVPGFSYRARYAAWDDRLAVVCHAVSETRRLRVFRWK